One segment of Streptomyces sp. NA02950 DNA contains the following:
- a CDS encoding SpoIIE family protein phosphatase has product MGEQIAETHMRRPVITARAAATFEPVGRSVAAARTFVRDTLQGWGLTDIVDDAVVLTSELVTNAVVHAGTTADVVCIRADTGVRVEVADRYPERELPVQSNGGHHFGSPDSEGGRGLLLCAALAVRWGVEYSATHKQVWFQLDFPDRPAGTRAAGPALPSSALPIADARVRVAVVQVDSGALISDWNDDAQELFGYTPEQVIGKPLTDLAAWPHTPGTGTGIAEALQLSRWEGSYGIRGADGRVSPVYASHLRVRDTQGDPSTVCLLVRDRERAVLQSPLRAVAPDSGESAERGPASDAFEVFIGSPAPDDLDGLLQRTVERARDMLDGDAAYLLLATDDETELEVRASTGLPSARQRFARVPVEAGTGRYGSARMPAVHEDLSALPGAVPLLVNTGMRSVVTVPLKVEGRLTGSLGVAAEAPGRYSNEEALRLQFAADRIALAVERARLTELERLRRGSLSFLVEASDLLAGTLDRDQTLALMAQMTVPTLASWCAVYTVADQVSEPELSYVLHEDEDRIDGLKALLTKIDPPEQVPTGGARGWSGPYDAAHAAALRTSLRSLSLGDSARPSSGPGASLATASAVGGETVVLPLVARNRVIGMLTLGKPTDEHFRQENLELAEDLSRRAALALDNARLYSERTAISQSLQRSLLPPEQPEVPGVEVEVIYRAAGEGNEVGGDFYDLFPIRDGAYGFAIGDVCGTGPEAAAVTGLARHALRLLAREGFGGPAVLERLNAAILDEGARSRFLTLLYGELWPQHDGSAVLKVVCAGHPLPLRLRQDGSVEAAAEPQPLLGVMEDLELYEQTVTLDPGDVLLCVTDGVTERREGTRMLGDEGLTDVLVNCTGLTAGAVAARVLRAVERFAAEPPSDDMAILAMRVPERHDA; this is encoded by the coding sequence ATGGGTGAGCAGATCGCCGAGACACATATGAGGAGACCTGTGATCACCGCGCGGGCAGCCGCCACCTTCGAGCCGGTCGGACGCTCGGTCGCCGCCGCCCGCACGTTCGTCCGGGACACGCTGCAAGGATGGGGCCTCACCGACATCGTCGACGACGCCGTCGTCCTCACCAGTGAACTGGTCACCAACGCGGTTGTCCATGCCGGTACGACCGCCGATGTGGTCTGCATCCGGGCGGACACCGGCGTACGCGTCGAGGTCGCCGACCGCTACCCGGAGCGCGAGCTTCCGGTGCAGAGCAACGGCGGCCACCACTTCGGAAGCCCCGATAGCGAAGGCGGCCGCGGTCTGCTACTCTGCGCCGCCCTCGCAGTACGCTGGGGAGTCGAGTACTCGGCCACCCACAAGCAGGTCTGGTTCCAGCTCGACTTCCCCGACCGCCCGGCCGGGACGCGCGCCGCGGGCCCCGCACTTCCCTCCAGCGCCCTGCCCATCGCCGACGCCCGGGTCCGGGTCGCCGTCGTCCAGGTCGACAGCGGCGCACTCATCAGCGACTGGAACGACGACGCCCAGGAACTCTTCGGCTACACACCGGAGCAGGTCATCGGCAAACCGCTGACCGATCTCGCGGCCTGGCCGCACACCCCCGGCACCGGCACCGGCATCGCCGAGGCCCTCCAGCTCTCCCGCTGGGAGGGCTCGTACGGGATCCGCGGCGCCGACGGCCGGGTCTCCCCCGTCTACGCCTCCCATTTGCGCGTCCGCGACACCCAGGGCGATCCGTCCACCGTCTGTCTGCTGGTCCGGGACCGCGAGCGCGCCGTCCTCCAGAGCCCGCTGCGCGCGGTGGCGCCCGACAGCGGCGAATCCGCCGAGCGCGGTCCGGCCTCCGACGCCTTCGAGGTCTTCATCGGCTCACCGGCCCCCGACGACCTCGACGGACTGCTCCAGCGCACCGTCGAGCGGGCCCGCGACATGCTCGACGGCGACGCCGCCTATCTGCTGCTCGCCACCGACGACGAAACCGAGCTGGAGGTGCGCGCCTCGACCGGACTGCCCTCCGCCCGCCAGCGCTTCGCCCGGGTCCCCGTCGAGGCCGGCACCGGCCGCTACGGCTCGGCGCGGATGCCCGCCGTGCACGAGGACCTGTCGGCGCTGCCCGGCGCCGTCCCGCTCCTGGTCAACACCGGGATGCGGTCGGTCGTCACGGTCCCGCTGAAGGTCGAGGGACGGCTCACCGGCTCGCTCGGCGTCGCCGCCGAGGCACCCGGCCGCTACAGCAACGAGGAGGCGCTGCGGCTCCAGTTCGCCGCCGACCGCATCGCGCTCGCCGTCGAACGGGCCCGCCTCACCGAGCTGGAGCGGCTGCGCCGTGGCTCGCTGTCCTTCCTCGTCGAGGCGTCCGACCTCCTCGCGGGCACCCTGGACCGCGACCAGACGCTGGCGCTGATGGCCCAGATGACGGTCCCCACCCTCGCCAGCTGGTGCGCCGTCTACACCGTCGCCGACCAGGTCTCCGAACCCGAGCTCTCCTACGTGCTGCACGAGGACGAGGACCGCATCGACGGCCTCAAGGCCCTGCTGACGAAGATCGATCCGCCGGAGCAGGTGCCCACCGGCGGCGCCCGCGGCTGGTCCGGCCCGTACGACGCCGCCCACGCCGCGGCCCTGCGGACCTCGCTGCGCAGCCTCAGCCTCGGCGACTCCGCCCGCCCCTCCTCCGGCCCCGGCGCCTCCCTGGCGACGGCCTCCGCGGTGGGCGGCGAGACGGTCGTCCTGCCCCTGGTGGCCCGCAACCGCGTGATCGGCATGCTGACCCTCGGCAAGCCCACCGACGAGCACTTCCGCCAGGAGAACCTGGAGCTCGCCGAGGACCTCTCCCGCCGTGCCGCGCTGGCCCTGGACAACGCCCGGCTGTACTCGGAGCGCACCGCCATCAGCCAGTCCCTCCAGCGCAGCCTGCTGCCGCCGGAGCAGCCCGAGGTCCCCGGCGTCGAGGTCGAGGTCATCTACCGCGCGGCGGGCGAGGGCAACGAGGTCGGCGGTGACTTCTACGACCTCTTCCCGATCCGCGACGGCGCCTACGGCTTCGCCATCGGCGATGTCTGCGGCACCGGCCCGGAGGCCGCCGCGGTGACCGGCCTGGCCCGACACGCGCTGCGGCTGCTCGCCCGCGAGGGCTTCGGCGGTCCGGCGGTGCTGGAGCGGCTCAACGCGGCCATCCTCGACGAGGGCGCCCGCAGCCGCTTCCTGACCCTGCTCTACGGGGAGTTGTGGCCGCAGCACGACGGCAGCGCGGTCCTCAAGGTCGTCTGCGCCGGACATCCGCTGCCCCTGCGGCTGCGCCAGGACGGCAGCGTCGAGGCGGCCGCCGAACCGCAGCCGCTGCTCGGCGTCATGGAGGACCTGGAGCTGTACGAGCAGACCGTGACCCTCGACCCGGGCGATGTCCTGCTGTGCGTCACCGACGGGGTCACCGAGCGGCGCGAGGGCACCAGGATGCTCGGCGACGAGGGTCTCACCGATGTCCTCGTCAACTGCACGGGGCTCACCGCGGGCGCGGTGGCCGCGAGGGTGCTGCGCGCCGTCGAGCGCTTCGCGGCGGAGCCGCCGTCGGACGACATGGCGATCCTGGCGATGCGCGTCCCTGAGCGCCACGACGCGTAA
- the ltrA gene encoding group II intron reverse transcriptase/maturase, translating into MLSKENLLAALNRVEANRGAPGVDGMTTAELRPWLLVHWPVVRAELDAGTYRPAPVRQVIIPKPGGGERMLGVPRVLDRLIQQAIAQVLVPVFDPQFSGSSFGFRPGRSAHQAVRVARRAIEDGHRWVVDLDLDRFFDRVQHDVLMARVARKVSDRRVLKLIRRYLEAGIMVDGVKMPSAEGTPQGSPLSPVLSNVMLDDLDRELFRRGHRFVRYADDVRVFVRSERAAHRVLASVTAVVEQRLKLKVNREKSRVVRASAAMLLGFGFYFTRNGVRIRIDPKALARWKAKIRELTSRRWSIAMDERIAKIDRFMTGWMGYFRISDASRAFRDLDEWFRRRMRQIRWKEWKRPRTRQAMLRKLGISERLSREWGGTSKGYWRVAGSPVLARALPNAYWDDLGLRTLKPTWQRLRSAG; encoded by the coding sequence ATGCTCTCGAAGGAGAACCTGCTCGCGGCGCTCAACCGCGTCGAAGCGAACCGGGGGGCTCCCGGGGTGGACGGGATGACCACGGCGGAGCTTCGTCCGTGGTTGCTGGTGCACTGGCCCGTTGTCCGGGCTGAGCTCGATGCGGGCACTTACCGGCCGGCGCCGGTCCGTCAGGTGATCATCCCGAAGCCTGGCGGCGGTGAGCGGATGCTGGGGGTGCCGCGGGTGCTGGACCGCTTGATCCAGCAGGCTATCGCGCAAGTGCTCGTGCCCGTTTTCGACCCGCAGTTTTCGGGGTCGTCCTTCGGGTTCCGTCCCGGCCGGTCCGCTCATCAGGCGGTCAGGGTCGCGAGGCGGGCGATCGAGGACGGCCACCGGTGGGTCGTGGACCTTGATCTGGACCGGTTCTTCGACCGGGTTCAGCACGATGTCCTGATGGCGCGGGTCGCGCGGAAAGTCAGTGACCGCAGGGTCTTGAAGTTGATCCGCAGGTACCTGGAAGCCGGGATCATGGTGGACGGCGTGAAGATGCCGAGTGCGGAGGGAACCCCGCAGGGGTCGCCGCTTTCGCCCGTCTTGTCGAACGTCATGCTCGACGACCTGGACCGGGAGCTGTTCAGGCGCGGTCACCGGTTCGTGCGTTACGCCGACGATGTGCGCGTCTTCGTGCGGAGCGAACGGGCCGCCCACAGGGTGCTTGCCTCGGTCACGGCCGTGGTCGAGCAGCGGTTGAAACTGAAGGTCAACCGGGAGAAGTCAAGAGTTGTCCGAGCGTCCGCCGCCATGCTGCTGGGGTTCGGCTTCTACTTCACCCGGAACGGGGTCAGGATCCGGATTGACCCGAAGGCGCTGGCGCGCTGGAAGGCGAAGATCCGGGAGCTGACCTCACGCCGGTGGAGCATCGCGATGGACGAACGGATCGCGAAGATCGACCGGTTCATGACCGGGTGGATGGGCTACTTCCGGATCTCGGATGCCTCCAGGGCGTTCCGGGACCTGGACGAGTGGTTCCGCCGCAGGATGCGGCAGATCCGCTGGAAGGAATGGAAGCGTCCCAGGACGCGCCAGGCCATGCTGCGAAAGCTCGGCATCAGCGAGCGGCTCTCCCGTGAATGGGGAGGCACCAGCAAGGGCTACTGGCGGGTCGCGGGGTCTCCCGTCCTTGCGCGGGCACTGCCCAATGCCTACTGGGACGATCTTGGTCTGCGCACGCTCAAGCCGACCTGGCAACGGTTGAGATCAGCTGGATGA
- a CDS encoding DegT/DnrJ/EryC1/StrS family aminotransferase, with protein sequence MGTPTDELWRELTRLGIRPGDEVVVPSYGTPEAAEAVLLAGARPVFVDIDADTFCIDPAAVAEAITPRTAAVVAVHTFGHPADMAGLTALGRRHGVQIVGYGAQPEPAGEILRRQANAAYLDGKLRGVITPAVRQGMEHTYQQYVVRVPGNGRPDRDAFARALRSRGVVCHVPVQTPAHRTARFRRDLWLAQTERAADECLALPVDPAMSRRELQRVVSACNALGGLLQSAA encoded by the coding sequence ATGGGCACTCCTACGGATGAGCTGTGGCGTGAGTTGACCCGGCTGGGCATCCGGCCGGGCGACGAGGTGGTCGTGCCGTCCTACGGCACCCCCGAGGCGGCGGAAGCGGTGCTGCTGGCCGGCGCGAGGCCGGTCTTCGTGGACATCGACGCCGACACCTTCTGCATAGATCCCGCCGCGGTGGCCGAGGCGATCACGCCCCGGACCGCGGCTGTTGTGGCCGTACACACCTTTGGACACCCGGCCGACATGGCCGGTCTCACCGCGCTGGGCCGGCGGCACGGTGTTCAGATCGTCGGCTACGGGGCCCAGCCCGAGCCCGCCGGGGAAATTCTGCGACGGCAGGCGAACGCGGCCTATCTGGACGGAAAGCTGCGCGGGGTCATCACGCCCGCCGTGCGGCAGGGAATGGAACACACCTACCAGCAGTACGTGGTGCGGGTACCGGGCAATGGGCGTCCGGATCGCGACGCCTTCGCCCGTGCGCTGCGCTCGCGCGGTGTTGTCTGCCACGTACCGGTTCAGACTCCCGCGCACCGCACCGCGCGGTTCCGGCGCGATCTGTGGCTCGCTCAGACCGAACGGGCGGCCGACGAATGCCTGGCACTGCCCGTCGATCCGGCCATGTCGCGGCGGGAGTTGCAGCGAGTGGTCTCGGCCTGCAACGCGCTCGGGGGGCTGTTGCAGTCAGCAGCCTGA
- a CDS encoding ribonuclease J, translating to MSHPHPELGPPPKLPEGGLRVTPLGGLGEIGRNMTVFEYGGRLLIVDCGVLFPEEEQPGVDLILPDFTSIRDRLDDIDGIVLTHGHEDHIGGVPFLLREKPDIPLIGSKLTLALIEAKLQEHRIRPYTLEVEEGHHERIGPFECEFIAVNHSIPDALAVAIRTPAGLAVHTGDFKMDQLPLDGRLTDLPAFAKLGEEGIDLLLVDSTNSEVPGFVPPERDISNVLRQVFANAQKRIIVASFASHVHRIQQILDAAHEYGRRVAFVGRSMVRNMGIARDLGYLRVPAGLVVDVKALDDLPDDEVVLVCTGSQGEPMAALSRMANRDHQIRIVQGDTVILASSLIPGNENAVYRVINGLTRWGANVVHKGNAKVHVSGHASAGELLYFYNICKPRNLMPVHGEWRHLRANAELGALTGVPKNRCVIAEDGVVVDLVDGIAKITGKVQAGYVYVDGLSVGDVTETSLKDRRILGEEGIISVFVVVDSTTGKIVGGPHIQARGSGIEDAKFSAVIPKIEDSLAKSASDGVADIHQLQQLIRRAVGKWVSDSYRRRPMILPVVVEV from the coding sequence TTGAGTCATCCGCATCCTGAGCTCGGCCCGCCGCCGAAGCTACCCGAGGGCGGTCTGCGGGTCACCCCGCTCGGCGGCCTCGGCGAGATCGGCCGCAATATGACGGTCTTCGAGTACGGCGGCCGGCTGCTGATCGTCGACTGCGGAGTGCTCTTCCCCGAGGAGGAGCAGCCCGGAGTCGACCTGATCCTGCCGGACTTCACCTCCATCCGGGACCGCCTCGACGACATCGACGGCATCGTGCTCACCCACGGCCACGAGGACCACATCGGCGGTGTCCCCTTCCTGCTCCGCGAGAAGCCGGACATCCCGCTGATCGGCTCCAAGCTGACCCTCGCCCTGATCGAGGCCAAGCTCCAGGAGCACCGGATCCGTCCGTACACCCTCGAGGTCGAGGAGGGGCACCACGAGCGCATCGGCCCCTTCGAGTGCGAGTTCATCGCCGTCAACCACTCCATCCCGGACGCCCTCGCGGTCGCCATCCGCACCCCGGCCGGTCTGGCCGTGCACACCGGCGACTTCAAGATGGACCAGCTTCCGCTGGACGGCCGGCTGACCGACCTGCCCGCCTTCGCCAAGCTGGGAGAGGAAGGCATCGACCTGCTGCTGGTGGACTCCACCAACTCCGAGGTCCCCGGATTCGTCCCGCCCGAGCGCGATATCTCGAACGTGCTGCGCCAGGTGTTCGCCAACGCCCAGAAGCGCATCATCGTCGCCAGCTTCGCCAGCCATGTGCACCGCATCCAGCAGATCCTCGACGCGGCCCATGAGTACGGACGCCGGGTCGCCTTCGTCGGCCGCTCGATGGTCCGCAACATGGGCATCGCGCGCGACCTCGGCTATCTGCGGGTCCCGGCGGGTCTTGTCGTCGATGTGAAGGCCCTCGACGACCTTCCGGACGACGAGGTGGTGCTCGTCTGCACGGGTTCCCAGGGCGAGCCGATGGCCGCGCTGTCCCGGATGGCCAACCGCGATCACCAGATCCGGATCGTCCAGGGCGACACGGTGATCCTCGCGTCGTCGCTCATCCCGGGCAACGAGAACGCGGTCTACCGGGTCATCAACGGTCTGACCCGCTGGGGCGCCAACGTCGTCCACAAGGGCAACGCCAAGGTCCATGTCTCCGGCCATGCCTCGGCCGGGGAACTGCTGTACTTCTACAACATCTGCAAGCCCCGGAACCTGATGCCGGTGCACGGCGAGTGGCGCCATCTGCGGGCCAACGCCGAACTGGGCGCACTGACCGGCGTCCCGAAGAACCGCTGTGTCATCGCTGAGGACGGTGTGGTGGTCGACCTCGTCGACGGCATCGCCAAGATCACCGGCAAGGTCCAGGCCGGGTACGTCTATGTGGACGGTCTCTCGGTCGGCGATGTCACCGAGACCTCGCTGAAGGACCGCCGCATCCTCGGCGAGGAGGGCATCATCTCGGTCTTCGTGGTCGTCGACAGCACGACCGGCAAGATCGTGGGCGGTCCGCATATCCAGGCGCGGGGCTCCGGCATCGAGGACGCCAAGTTCTCGGCCGTCATCCCGAAGATCGAAGACTCCCTGGCCAAGAGCGCCTCCGACGGCGTCGCGGACATCCACCAGCTCCAGCAGCTCATCCGCCGCGCGGTGGGCAAGTGGGTCTCCGACAGCTACCGCCGTCGCCCCATGATCCTCCCCGTCGTGGTCGAGGTCTGA
- the dapA gene encoding 4-hydroxy-tetrahydrodipicolinate synthase yields the protein MAPTSTSQTPFGRVLTAMVTPFTSDGALDLDGAQRLAVHLVDAGNDGLIVNGTTGESPTTSDVEKAQLVRAVVEAVGDRAHVVAGASTNDTAHSVELARAAEQAGAHGLLAVTPYYSKPPQEGLLRHFTAIADATGLPVMLYDIPGRSGVPIGTETMVRLAEHPRIVANKDAKGDLGRASWAIARSRLAWYSGDDMLNLPLLSVGAVGFVSVVGHLVSPELRAMLEAHLAGDVAKATEIHQQLLPVFTGMFRTQGVITTKAALALLGLPAGPLRLPLVDLTPEETEQLTRDLAAGGVQL from the coding sequence ATGGCACCGACTTCCACATCGCAGACCCCTTTCGGGCGGGTGCTGACCGCCATGGTCACGCCATTCACTTCGGACGGCGCGCTCGACCTCGACGGCGCCCAGCGCCTCGCCGTCCATCTGGTGGACGCCGGCAATGACGGCCTGATCGTCAACGGCACCACCGGCGAGTCCCCCACCACCAGCGATGTGGAGAAAGCCCAGCTCGTACGAGCCGTGGTGGAGGCGGTCGGCGACCGCGCCCATGTCGTGGCCGGTGCCAGCACCAACGACACCGCGCACAGCGTCGAGCTCGCCCGCGCGGCCGAGCAGGCGGGGGCCCACGGACTGCTGGCGGTCACGCCGTACTACAGCAAGCCTCCGCAGGAGGGCCTCCTCCGCCACTTCACCGCCATCGCCGACGCCACCGGCCTGCCGGTCATGCTCTATGACATTCCCGGCCGCAGCGGCGTCCCGATCGGCACCGAGACCATGGTCCGGCTCGCCGAGCACCCGCGCATCGTCGCCAACAAGGACGCCAAGGGCGACCTCGGCCGCGCCAGCTGGGCCATCGCCCGCTCGCGCCTGGCCTGGTACTCCGGCGACGACATGCTGAACCTCCCGCTGCTGTCGGTCGGCGCGGTCGGCTTCGTCTCCGTCGTCGGCCACCTCGTCAGTCCCGAGCTGCGCGCGATGCTCGAAGCCCATCTCGCGGGCGACGTCGCGAAGGCAACCGAGATCCACCAGCAGCTGCTCCCGGTCTTCACCGGGATGTTCCGCACCCAGGGCGTCATCACGACGAAGGCCGCGCTGGCACTCCTGGGGCTGCCCGCGGGGCCGCTGCGGCTGCCGCTCGTCGACCTCACCCCCGAGGAAACGGAACAGCTCACGCGCGATCTTGCCGCCGGCGGGGTACAGCTTTAG
- the thyX gene encoding FAD-dependent thymidylate synthase: MTETPTETEKPQYRSDVTVELVKHSAADSDVLWAARVSTAGEQSLEELTKEPERSKGLINFLMRDRHGSPFEHNSMTFFISAPIFVFREFMRHRVGWSYNEESGRYRELQPVFYVPGEARKLVQQGRPGKYEFVEGTQAQHELTGRVMEDAYRHAYEAYQEMLAAGVAREVARSVLPVGLFSSMYATCNARSLMHFLGLRTQHEQAAVPTFPQREIEMVGERMEEHWARLMPLTHAAFNANGRVAP; encoded by the coding sequence GTGACCGAGACCCCCACCGAGACCGAGAAGCCCCAGTACCGCAGCGACGTGACCGTCGAGCTGGTCAAGCACAGCGCAGCCGACTCCGACGTCCTGTGGGCCGCGCGGGTGTCCACCGCGGGTGAGCAGTCCCTCGAGGAGCTGACCAAGGAGCCGGAGCGGTCCAAGGGGCTGATCAACTTCCTGATGCGGGACCGTCACGGCAGCCCCTTCGAGCACAACTCGATGACGTTCTTCATCAGCGCCCCGATCTTCGTCTTCCGCGAGTTCATGCGGCACCGCGTGGGCTGGTCGTACAACGAGGAGTCCGGCCGCTACCGGGAGCTCCAGCCGGTGTTCTACGTCCCGGGGGAGGCCCGCAAGCTGGTACAGCAGGGCCGCCCGGGGAAGTACGAGTTCGTCGAGGGCACCCAGGCGCAGCACGAGCTGACCGGCCGGGTGATGGAGGACGCGTACCGCCACGCGTACGAGGCGTACCAGGAGATGCTGGCCGCCGGTGTCGCCCGGGAGGTGGCCCGCTCGGTGCTCCCGGTCGGCCTGTTCTCCTCGATGTACGCCACCTGCAACGCCCGCTCGCTGATGCACTTCCTGGGGCTGCGCACCCAGCACGAGCAGGCCGCCGTGCCGACCTTCCCGCAGCGCGAGATCGAGATGGTCGGGGAGCGGATGGAGGAGCACTGGGCCCGGCTGATGCCGCTGACCCACGCGGCCTTCAACGCCAACGGCCGGGTGGCCCCCTAG